The Salvia miltiorrhiza cultivar Shanhuang (shh) chromosome 2, IMPLAD_Smil_shh, whole genome shotgun sequence DNA window ctgattcattgattttggtgagatcaatggctctgatttggtctctattctccatatagggaagtggtctccattgaagctgaccatatatatatatatcagtagttttgaaaataaattggCAGTACGCGAGcgggacctcaacaccacacCATACAACTGTGGGAAAACTACACCGCATGCAGGCGGGATTACACCACCTAAAGTAGGAAAACATCATTGCAgtgagattgaacccaagacttctcacacaaaggagagtctttgggGCCTCAACTTGCCACTAAAGCAATGCCTCATTGACAAAATATAATGATTATTACTCTCTCCCTTCACAATTTAAAGCCTTACTTgcttttaaatttttgtccacaaattaaagtcCGGCCCTATTAtactttttgtacttttttattcttcttattttcctatatttactaccctttagttttcttaatctccgtgtccacATCaaaatagggcattaaattaTGGTCGGAGAGAGTATATGGTTGGTTTGTAAACGGAAGTTCGTTTTAATAGAAAAGGACTATCTTTTGTTAATCTCAATTATGGCTCATGAATATTCGCCAACCAGCTATCTTTTGTAATTCCACAATTCTTTTCTCCTACTCTTACTACAGCTCCAACAAAACCCTGTCAATGACAATatttaaccaaaaaaaaaaacaaaaaaacactTCAAAAACAACATTATATAATTGCATGAATAAAATAGAGAGAATTAATAACGTTACAATCTGAAATTTCTCATGCATTAATACATTTGATTTCTGTACGATCAAAATTGTATGAGGAAAATTATTGAAACCTCAAAaagatacaaaaaaaaaatcatattagtTTGAATGAATGCTTCATCCATCTCCTattctactctctctctctctctctctctctctctctctgcatgtATATATACAGTTAAATAAACCAATTCGATCAAAACTaatgattaaaaagaaaagtattGACCAAAACTGAAGATCAACAAGATCATTTATGAATTGTGTATGCAGAAAAGGTGATGAGTAGTTACTCTTGTTTTCTCCTCTCTTCTTGTATCGACTGGAAAATCCGTGCTGCTGATGCCGATGCTGACATACGATTGTGCGGGACGGCCTTGATCGCCTGCACCCTCTGCTCGTTCCTCTGCAGCGAAGGCGTGATGGGGAAGAGTGAGAGCGCGTCTCCTTCCAATCTCTCGGGCGGACTACTCTCTGTGCTGCCCTGCATTTCACTTCCACTCGATCTATGCAGATTTCCACCACACTCCGAAACTATCGCGCTCTGGCTCGACACTTTGCACGGGATCTGATGTGGCATGAAGAAGTTGGAAGACGAGCTTTTATCAAGTTCGCCCGCCTGAGCTCCAGCTGATGGGATCAGAGGCATTGGATAGGGTTGCAAGTAGCTCTGGCTGAGCTCGGTGCTGCAAAAGCCTCCAGTTCCTTGCTCGTTGGGAGGGGGGACACCGCCATAAGTTGCCCCTCCCAATGAGCTTAAGCTTATTGGGGGGCAGTTTCCATAGACGGGAGCCATGAAACCAACGGATGGGAAACACGGACCAGGATATGGTTTGTATATCAGTCCCTCCGAGGGAGATCTCACCGGGACTAGCCATTGATTTCCCGTTGGAACCGGCAAGCACCACGGTGCTAGTTTAGGATCAATGGGGATGGATGTGGGATTTGGGAGAGGTTTCTGCTGAGCAAGAAGCCCTTTCTCGACATCGGTTGTAGGCAATGGAAGCAGTCCACATATGGCCTCAGATCCACAATCTGTGCCAAGATTGGACTTCGGAGGGTCGACTTTTGCTTTAGCAACAGCCGGGGATGGATCCAGTGGAGAGACGTAGAGCAACTTGTTGATCGGAGGAAACTTGATGGATGGCTTGCTGGGGTCGAAGGTGGTATCGTGAAAGATTTCTGGCGACCTCGCTATATGTCTCTGCACCTATCACACAGCAACGAAAGAAGATTATGATATATATAGTGTATTCtaatgggtaaatatcactttttaGCCCAAAGTATGCACGTTTCATCATAAATGTTTGACACTTTTGACAATGACAGATTAGTACCCAATAGATGGGTACTGAAAAGTCGTGTTGGCAACTGGAAATCTGCAGAAAACCATTATTTATTCGAGGACAATTTTCATGCAGATTTTTAGTTGCCATCATGATTTTTCAGTTCTGGAAAAGTGGGCACGACATCAATTTATTGGGTACTAACTAATGGAGTATGTCATTATCAAAAGAACCAGATGTTTCTTTAAAAACGCGCATACTCTCGGCTACAAAGAGATATTTACCCATTCTAACACGGCCTCCATAAGAAGCCAGCTTCAAAGGCCTACGAGCTTACAGTTATCAATCTATGCAGTTCAAACATCTGCAAAGAAAATATTTTCTGTTGACTGCGCGCAAAAATGATCTAAATTAGTATCCAGATCATCAGACGATAAAAGACCGATTTTTAAACAAGTTGAAATGCTTACTGGACCATTGTTTTCCTTGCTTTCAAGAACAGCCTCTGGCCAATAACTCTCACAACTTCATCAGTAGCTAAATCTAGACCTAGGAGAGAGTCCTCGGTGCAAGTATCCGAGGTTTCTTCCCTTTTGATGGCATCTCCTATTTTCAATGACAGAGGATCGTTGTCAATGTTTGCCCGTTGGTTGCAGTCTTCAGCTCGTGGAGAGGAATGAGCTGTATCATCCACCGCAGAGGTGCTTTTTCTCGAGGCAACGCCACATAATGCAGACATATCATCAGCAACAGTCTTGCTCTTGTGCAGATTCTTGAATGCTTGAGGGAAATCTAATCTGCTCGTCTCATCATCTCCCATGCTGGTTTTCTTTAGGTGATCACGTTGAAGGGCTGCAATGCTCGGGTGGGATATTCTATTCCCAACGTTATTCAGAGTTAATTTACTGTTTTCTTGATCTCCAGTTTTCGTTACCTTCGACAGTTTTGAACTAAAGGCATCGAGCTTCTCTTTTTTCACATGCAGCTGAGGATTGCCATAGTTGAGGATCTTCCCGGACTGAAGAAAAGACGAAACTCCAAAATCATTTTCATCAGTGCAACAGTTACTATAGCTGGAAAAGCCACATGGTGGTTGAACCGAGATACACTTGGCTTTCATCATTAGGCCGGACGAGGAACCTGGATTCTGATAATTTGATGTTCCTGACACCCCACCAGAACAATGAGAGTAGTACCACTCTGGAGAGTGAGGATATTCGTTCATTGCAGCTAATACAGGCCGTACTTTCCGTTTTACACCAGCAACCTACAACGATTCAAGAATTCAAGAATTTGAGAGGGCATATGAACTCTAATTTTAAAGTAACAAGACATTTCAGAGCCTATTTATTACACAAAATAGCAAGTATGCATAAAACGTGTGAAACAAACATCAAGAATACTCACACAAATTTTCATTTCTTTGTCACGATTGAGAAAACGGATCACTAGATACTCCCATCTTCGTGTTCCTAAGTTATATACTAGGAGCTTCTCGTTGCAGCTACTTAGAAAATGCCAAGGAAAAGCCTTCTGCGTGCTATTCTATTAAAAGTGGCCGAGAAATTCGACTAGTAGAAACAACATAAACTATCATGTTGATTTATCAAAGGTCTCGTACTTAACTATATACTCATCACCTCCATGTTTCTAGTTCACACGACAGAGATAACTAGTTAAAACGAACTCAACCTAATCTGAGAATGGAtggataaataaaatcatatttatgtagTCATGTGCAAGTGCAACTAGCTCAATGGGAGAGACCCAAACACAAAGAGCAAGAATTGAAACTCCAACTAATGACTCTTCCACACATGATTCATGACTGAGTCTTCTTGCCACAGCTAGTTAGGATGAACTCAACCTAATCTGAGAACAGATGGATCAAAAAATCCTTTTTCATGTAGTCATGTGCAGGTGAAACTAGCTCAGTGAGAGAAGCCCAAATATCTCAACACAACGAGCAACAATTAAAAAATCCAACTAATGACCGTCCTACACGTGATTCAAGTACAACATTGTCTAGCAAGTTAGCAACACAAGCTCTACTCCACACATAAATGCAAGCTCATAATTCGTGATAAAAATGCATTAACAAATATTTCCCCAACTCACATTGCACATTGCTCGAAGATGCTTGTGAAACGAAAGAGCAAGAATTGAAAATCCAACTAATGACTCTCCTTCAAACAATTCAAGCACAGCGTGGTCTAGCAACTCAAGGTCTCACACATAAACAACTCAAGGTCTCACACATAAAGGCTAGCTCACGCTTCAAATAAAAATGCACAACTCACATTGCTCGAAGATGCTTGTGAGACGAAGTTAGTACAGCCACTGCCAAGTGGAACAGGCAGCAACGGCCTAGGTCCGGACCTGAGCTCCGGACCTTGGGAATTCACACTATACTCTTCGAAAAGAGCCATCTTGTTCCTAGGAGGCGCCCTAGGCCCTCCTTTATCTCCATCACTAATATGAAGGCCAGGAAACAGAGGAACCATTTGCTTCCCTTCATCTTTTTCACCTTTCATTCCACTCTCCCTCAAACTAAATAACAAAATCCCACTTATTCCACACCATTGCAGATAAATTAACCTAAGCTGAAACCAAAAGTTCCATAAAAATTCCtccaaaaaaaaacaagaaagcaCAAATAAAATACTGAACCTACTCCAAGCAGCAGCAGCCCACCTCAAAACAACAATATATGAGTTCttgaaatcaataaaattaaatgtattccacccaaaaaaaaaagagaaaaataatccTTACATTACATAAAGATCGAACCTTTAGACAGACAGAGAGTGTTAACCTAAACACATCAAACTATGCATGAAAATGCAGCACACTCACTGCACGAAGAGAAAAAATCCAACTGATACAATAAACGACAAATTCCCACAAAATGCACGTGAATTAGATAATCAAATCAGccaaatcaaatataaaaaacacTGTGACTGAAATCCAGGTGCAAGAAACACAGGAAAAAGGGTATATAAGACGGAACATGATCTCATGAgaggaggaggagagagagGTAAGGCACAGGTGGTGAGGATAGATAGATTAGAATCAGCGAAAGGAGAGGGTCACCTCATGACCTGAAAAAAAGATCGCATCACCTAAAAattggaaagagagagagatagatatCAATTGAAAGAACATATTTTTTGGGGTCAAATTTTCGATCTTtgaatgttaaaaaaaaaaaaaaaaatcgatcttTGGGCTGCAAAATAGAGTAAGAAATGGGAGGTGAGCTTGGTTTTATTTTTCGGACAAcattctttttccctttttatcTACGTAAGTAATTATATTGAAGATATTTTGTCTGAACAACTCATCAATCCAAATATCTGTTGACCGTTTCACTCGGAAATCATACgaaattagtttttatttttcaagaATACTTTCTTCATTCCAGCTATTTTGAGacttttttttaaacattaaaattaaaaaaagtattTTATGTGTatgtaaaaaagtgaaaaggtgaataagtttgacaaataaaaaaatatatcaagataaatgaaatgcccaaaaagaaaaatgtctcAAGATAATTAGGATGGAGTGAGAATTTCGTAAACTTGTATTCAAGAATGGAACCATTGAGAAGTAGCCTCTATCTAATTCTATGATGCTATagttttgtactccctccgtcccacgaatcttgacacgttttccttttagggtcgtcccacgaattttgacacgtttccttttgaGAGTACATTTTTCTCTCcaactttatcacctttattatattctctctcctactttatcacttttattaccttctctctcatactttatcaattttatactttattaattacacacttaaaacactaatttacaactccttaattcccgtgtcgaacccaaacgtgtcaag harbors:
- the LOC131013166 gene encoding protein HEADING DATE 3B-like isoform X2, which codes for MFFQLISISLSFQFLGDAIFFSGHELRLIYLQWCGISGILLFSLRESGMKGEKDEGKQMVPLFPGLHISDGDKGGPRAPPRNKMALFEEYSVNSQGPELRSGPRPLLPVPLGSGCTNFVSQASSSNVAGVKRKVRPVLAAMNEYPHSPEWYYSHCSGGVSGTSNYQNPGSSSGLMMKAKCISVQPPCGFSSYSNCCTDENDFGVSSFLQSGKILNYGNPQLHVKKEKLDAFSSKLSKVTKTGDQENSKLTLNNVGNRISHPSIAALQRDHLKKTSMGDDETSRLDFPQAFKNLHKSKTVADDMSALCGVASRKSTSAVDDTAHSSPRAEDCNQRANIDNDPLSLKIGDAIKREETSDTCTEDSLLGLDLATDEVVRVIGQRLFLKARKTMVHQQKIFSLQMFELHRLITRHIARSPEIFHDTTFDPSKPSIKFPPINKLLYVSPLDPSPAVAKAKVDPPKSNLGTDCGSEAICGLLPLPTTDVEKGLLAQQKPLPNPTSIPIDPKLAPWCLPVPTGNQWLVPVRSPSEGLIYKPYPGPCFPSVGFMAPVYGNCPPISLSSLGGATYGGVPPPNEQGTGGFCSTELSQSYLQPYPMPLIPSAGAQAGELDKSSSSNFFMPHQIPCKVSSQSAIVSECGGNLHRSSGSEMQGSTESSPPERLEGDALSLFPITPSLQRNEQRVQAIKAVPHNRMSASASAARIFQSIQEERRKQE
- the LOC131013166 gene encoding protein HEADING DATE 3B-like isoform X3, whose amino-acid sequence is MFFQLISISLSFQFLGDAIFFSGHEVAGVKRKVRPVLAAMNEYPHSPEWYYSHCSGGVSGTSNYQNPGSSSGLMMKAKCISVQPPCGFSSYSNCCTDENDFGVSSFLQSGKILNYGNPQLHVKKEKLDAFSSKLSKVTKTGDQENSKLTLNNVGNRISHPSIAALQRDHLKKTSMGDDETSRLDFPQAFKNLHKSKTVADDMSALCGVASRKSTSAVDDTAHSSPRAEDCNQRANIDNDPLSLKIGDAIKREETSDTCTEDSLLGLDLATDEVVRVIGQRLFLKARKTMVHQQKIFSLQMFELHRLITVQRHIARSPEIFHDTTFDPSKPSIKFPPINKLLYVSPLDPSPAVAKAKVDPPKSNLGTDCGSEAICGLLPLPTTDVEKGLLAQQKPLPNPTSIPIDPKLAPWCLPVPTGNQWLVPVRSPSEGLIYKPYPGPCFPSVGFMAPVYGNCPPISLSSLGGATYGGVPPPNEQGTGGFCSTELSQSYLQPYPMPLIPSAGAQAGELDKSSSSNFFMPHQIPCKVSSQSAIVSECGGNLHRSSGSEMQGSTESSPPERLEGDALSLFPITPSLQRNEQRVQAIKAVPHNRMSASASAARIFQSIQEERRKQE
- the LOC131013166 gene encoding protein HEADING DATE 3B-like isoform X1, with the translated sequence MFFQLISISLSFQFLGDAIFFSGHELRLIYLQWCGISGILLFSLRESGMKGEKDEGKQMVPLFPGLHISDGDKGGPRAPPRNKMALFEEYSVNSQGPELRSGPRPLLPVPLGSGCTNFVSQASSSNVAGVKRKVRPVLAAMNEYPHSPEWYYSHCSGGVSGTSNYQNPGSSSGLMMKAKCISVQPPCGFSSYSNCCTDENDFGVSSFLQSGKILNYGNPQLHVKKEKLDAFSSKLSKVTKTGDQENSKLTLNNVGNRISHPSIAALQRDHLKKTSMGDDETSRLDFPQAFKNLHKSKTVADDMSALCGVASRKSTSAVDDTAHSSPRAEDCNQRANIDNDPLSLKIGDAIKREETSDTCTEDSLLGLDLATDEVVRVIGQRLFLKARKTMVHQQKIFSLQMFELHRLITVQRHIARSPEIFHDTTFDPSKPSIKFPPINKLLYVSPLDPSPAVAKAKVDPPKSNLGTDCGSEAICGLLPLPTTDVEKGLLAQQKPLPNPTSIPIDPKLAPWCLPVPTGNQWLVPVRSPSEGLIYKPYPGPCFPSVGFMAPVYGNCPPISLSSLGGATYGGVPPPNEQGTGGFCSTELSQSYLQPYPMPLIPSAGAQAGELDKSSSSNFFMPHQIPCKVSSQSAIVSECGGNLHRSSGSEMQGSTESSPPERLEGDALSLFPITPSLQRNEQRVQAIKAVPHNRMSASASAARIFQSIQEERRKQE
- the LOC131013166 gene encoding protein HEADING DATE 3B-like isoform X4, whose amino-acid sequence is MKICVAGVKRKVRPVLAAMNEYPHSPEWYYSHCSGGVSGTSNYQNPGSSSGLMMKAKCISVQPPCGFSSYSNCCTDENDFGVSSFLQSGKILNYGNPQLHVKKEKLDAFSSKLSKVTKTGDQENSKLTLNNVGNRISHPSIAALQRDHLKKTSMGDDETSRLDFPQAFKNLHKSKTVADDMSALCGVASRKSTSAVDDTAHSSPRAEDCNQRANIDNDPLSLKIGDAIKREETSDTCTEDSLLGLDLATDEVVRVIGQRLFLKARKTMVHQQKIFSLQMFELHRLITVQRHIARSPEIFHDTTFDPSKPSIKFPPINKLLYVSPLDPSPAVAKAKVDPPKSNLGTDCGSEAICGLLPLPTTDVEKGLLAQQKPLPNPTSIPIDPKLAPWCLPVPTGNQWLVPVRSPSEGLIYKPYPGPCFPSVGFMAPVYGNCPPISLSSLGGATYGGVPPPNEQGTGGFCSTELSQSYLQPYPMPLIPSAGAQAGELDKSSSSNFFMPHQIPCKVSSQSAIVSECGGNLHRSSGSEMQGSTESSPPERLEGDALSLFPITPSLQRNEQRVQAIKAVPHNRMSASASAARIFQSIQEERRKQE
- the LOC131013166 gene encoding protein HEADING DATE 3B-like isoform X5, translating into MKICVAGVKRKVRPVLAAMNEYPHSPEWYYSHCSGGVSGTSNYQNPGSSSGLMMKAKCISVQPPCGFSSYSNCCTDENDFGVSSFLQSGKILNYGNPQLHVKKEKLDAFSSKLSKVTKTGDQENSKLTLNNVGNRISHPSIAALQRDHLKKTSMGDDETSRLDFPQAFKNLHKSKTVADDMSALCGVASRKSTSAVDDTAHSSPRAEDCNQRANIDNDPLSLKIGDAIKREETSDTCTEDSLLGLDLATDEVVRVIGQRLFLKARKTMVHQQKIFSLQMFELHRLITRHIARSPEIFHDTTFDPSKPSIKFPPINKLLYVSPLDPSPAVAKAKVDPPKSNLGTDCGSEAICGLLPLPTTDVEKGLLAQQKPLPNPTSIPIDPKLAPWCLPVPTGNQWLVPVRSPSEGLIYKPYPGPCFPSVGFMAPVYGNCPPISLSSLGGATYGGVPPPNEQGTGGFCSTELSQSYLQPYPMPLIPSAGAQAGELDKSSSSNFFMPHQIPCKVSSQSAIVSECGGNLHRSSGSEMQGSTESSPPERLEGDALSLFPITPSLQRNEQRVQAIKAVPHNRMSASASAARIFQSIQEERRKQE